Part of the Tetragenococcus koreensis genome, GACCTTCGGCTTGTTTCAAAGCTTCAACCAAAGAAACTTGGGTTTGATTATTTTTTTCTAACCACTGGTCCAGTTGACTGCGACTTAAGCGTTGTTCTTGCAAGCGAGCTTCTTTTTGTTGAATCGTTTGCGCGATAGTTGTTAGCTCTGTATTCAGGCTTTCTAGTTGCTCTGCTGCTTGTCCAAAAGCGATCTTTGCCTCTTTCATTTCGGCAACAGTGTAAGCCACGTCAATTTTGGTAAATTCTTCTTTCAACGCTAAATATTGCTTAGCAGTCGCGCTTTGTTCTTTTAGTGGCGCCATTTGGTCTTCTAATTCATAGACAATGTCTTGGACCCGACTTAAATTATCTTCGGTTTCAAAAAGCTTTTGTTCTGCTTGTTTCTTACGTTGTTTATATTTTAAGACACCCGCGGCTTCTTCAAAAATCCCCCGTCGGTCTTGTGGTTTACTGGCAAATATGGCTTCAACTTTTCCTTGTGATATAATAGAAAAAGATTCTTTTCCCAGTCCTGAGTCCATAAATAACTCTTGGATATCTTTTAGACGACAAGCTTGTTTATTCAAAAAGAATTCACTTTCGCCTGTCCGATGTAAGCGCCGTACAACACTCACTTCACTATAATCTACTGGTAGATAATGATCTGAATTATCTAATACAACAGTCACTTCACTAATATTTAATGGTTTACGTGAATCCGAGCCAGCAAAGATCACATCAGGCATCTTTCCACCACGTAAATTACGAGCAGATTGTTCGCCTAATACCCAGCGTACAGCTTCAGTTATATTACTTTTTCCGCTGCCGTTTGGACCGACAATGCCGGTTATACTATTCTCAAAGTCGATCACTGTACGGTCAGCAAATGATTTAAAACCGGCTAGTTCGATTTTTTTTAAATACACCTATGTTCCTCACTTACTTTCAAGATCGGCTAATGCGTTAGCTGCCGCATCTTGTTCTGCTATTTTTTTTGATTTACCGTGCCCTTTACCGACTAATTCATCATCACAATAAACTTCGGTCCAAAAAAGGCGTGCATGAGCAGGGCCTTCTTCTTTAACTAAACGATAATCAATGATGCGATCGCCAGAGCGCTGCAAAAATTCTTGCAGTTTTGTTTTATAATCCATCTCATGTGAAAAAGCACCCGATACAACTTTTGGATAAATGACTTGTGTTAAGAATTCTTCGACTTTTTCTAAACCTTGATCCAGATACAATGCCCCTAAAAAGGATTCAAACAAATCACATAGTAAAGCTACTCGTTCACGTCCGCCCGAGTGCTCTTCGCCTTTACCTAAGGCAATGTAGCGATCAAAATGACACTCTTTAGCAAATGCCGCTAAGCTGTCTTCTCTAACAATCGCTGCTCGTAATTTCGTTAAGGTTCCTTCTGGTACATCTGGATATTGGCAATATAAAAATCTCGATACTAATAATTCTAAGACCGCATCGCCCAAGAATTCTAAACGTTCATTATCTGATAATTGTAGTTGACGGTGCTCATTCACATAAGATGAATGGGTAAATGCCTGCTCTAACAAGCTGACATCATGGAACACGATATTGAAGTTCTCTTTTAATTTTTTTAAAAACTGACTGTCCATTGATTCCATTCCTTTTCTTTTTTTGACCTTCTTACATTATACTGATTTTTACCAAAGAATGAAATAATTGTGCGATAAGAAAGCAAAAAACTTTGCGGAAACTTATGTCTTTTGCAACTACTGCCACAATTGTATCCCTAACAGTTCGACAAAAATAAAAAT contains:
- the rnc gene encoding ribonuclease III; its protein translation is MDSQFLKKLKENFNIVFHDVSLLEQAFTHSSYVNEHRQLQLSDNERLEFLGDAVLELLVSRFLYCQYPDVPEGTLTKLRAAIVREDSLAAFAKECHFDRYIALGKGEEHSGGRERVALLCDLFESFLGALYLDQGLEKVEEFLTQVIYPKVVSGAFSHEMDYKTKLQEFLQRSGDRIIDYRLVKEEGPAHARLFWTEVYCDDELVGKGHGKSKKIAEQDAAANALADLESK